The following are from one region of the Methyloversatilis discipulorum genome:
- a CDS encoding LysR family transcriptional regulator: MDRFKEIESFVSVAAHGSLSAVAKLEGVQPAVIGRRMDALEERLGVKLMLRTTRKLTLTHEGSAYLEDCQRILNELASADAAVTAGGARATGLLRVSAPAGFGRRHVAPLVKRFMALNPEVKISLDLTDRMVDLVNENVDCAVRIGSLPDSSMISIKLGETRRVVVASPDYLARFGKPGHPYDLLQHRCLGLGPNRSQARGWSFMAHGEPITLRITHLVECNDGAVLRDWALSGLGLAWRSYWEVREDLANGALVEVLGDFAAPPMGIYALFPQRRHLPLRVRLFVDLLKLTYGDLAYWESGGTFIPDLPQPIED, from the coding sequence ATGGATCGCTTCAAGGAGATAGAGTCCTTCGTTTCGGTTGCGGCGCACGGCAGTCTTTCGGCGGTTGCGAAACTCGAAGGCGTGCAGCCGGCCGTGATCGGTCGGCGCATGGATGCGCTGGAAGAGAGGCTAGGCGTCAAATTGATGCTGCGCACTACGCGCAAGCTGACGCTGACGCATGAGGGCAGTGCCTATCTGGAGGATTGCCAGCGCATTCTCAACGAGCTGGCGAGTGCGGATGCTGCAGTGACCGCTGGCGGCGCCAGGGCCACCGGCCTGCTGCGCGTCAGCGCGCCGGCCGGCTTTGGCCGGCGCCACGTGGCGCCGCTGGTGAAGCGCTTCATGGCGCTGAATCCCGAGGTCAAGATTTCGCTCGATCTGACCGACCGCATGGTCGATCTGGTGAACGAAAACGTGGACTGTGCGGTGCGCATCGGCAGCCTGCCCGATTCCAGCATGATCAGTATCAAATTGGGCGAGACGCGACGCGTCGTCGTCGCGAGCCCGGACTACCTCGCCCGCTTCGGCAAACCCGGGCACCCGTATGACCTCCTCCAGCATCGTTGTCTCGGCCTCGGGCCGAACCGCTCGCAGGCGCGTGGCTGGAGTTTCATGGCCCACGGCGAGCCGATCACGCTGCGCATCACCCATCTGGTCGAATGCAACGACGGTGCCGTGTTGCGTGACTGGGCACTGAGCGGGCTCGGGCTGGCCTGGCGTTCGTACTGGGAAGTGCGCGAGGATCTGGCGAACGGAGCGCTGGTCGAGGTTCTCGGCGATTTTGCGGCGCCGCCCATGGGCATCTATGCGCTGTTTCCGCAGCGTCGTCATCTGCCCTTGCGGGTGCGGCTCTTCGTCGATCTGCTGAAGCTCACCTACGGCGACCTGGCTTACTGGGAATCCGGCGGTACATTCATTCCCGATCTGCCGCAGCCGATAGAGGACTAA
- the rpmG gene encoding 50S ribosomal protein L33: protein MAKGGRDKIKLESTAGTGHFYTTTKNKRTKPEKMEIMKFDPKARKHVMYKETKLK from the coding sequence ATGGCCAAGGGCGGACGCGACAAGATCAAGCTGGAATCCACTGCCGGCACCGGTCATTTCTACACGACCACGAAGAACAAGCGCACCAAGCCTGAAAAGATGGAGATCATGAAGTTCGATCCCAAGGCTCGCAAGCACGTGATGTACAAGGAAACCAAGCTCAAGTGA
- the radC gene encoding RadC family protein, whose protein sequence is MAIKDWSADQRPRERLLLQGAEALSSAELLAIFLRVGVSGKSAVDLARDLLAHFDDSVTSMGSASIADLCRVKGMGTAKAVQLKATFELARRALGEQLKERDALSSPQAVRDWLKLRLSGLAHEVFMVLLLDAQNRLLQAVELFRGTLTQTSVYPREVVKLALAHNAAAVILAHNHPSGVAEPSRADDLLTQSLKQSLALIDVRVLDHVIVGSGATCSFAERGIL, encoded by the coding sequence ATGGCGATCAAGGACTGGAGCGCGGACCAGCGGCCGCGTGAGCGACTGCTGCTGCAAGGCGCCGAGGCGCTGTCATCGGCCGAACTGCTGGCCATCTTCCTGCGCGTCGGCGTCAGCGGGAAATCGGCGGTCGATCTTGCGCGCGACCTGCTGGCGCATTTCGACGACAGCGTGACCAGCATGGGCAGCGCCAGCATCGCCGATCTGTGCCGGGTCAAGGGAATGGGAACGGCAAAGGCAGTACAGTTGAAGGCCACATTCGAACTGGCACGGCGTGCCCTGGGCGAACAGTTGAAGGAGCGCGACGCACTGAGCTCACCGCAAGCGGTGCGCGACTGGCTCAAGCTGCGACTGAGCGGACTGGCGCACGAGGTATTCATGGTGCTGCTGCTCGATGCGCAGAACCGGCTGCTGCAGGCGGTCGAACTGTTCCGCGGCACGCTGACGCAGACCAGCGTCTATCCGCGCGAAGTGGTGAAACTGGCACTGGCGCACAATGCGGCGGCCGTCATCCTCGCCCACAATCACCCGTCCGGCGTGGCGGAGCCGTCCCGCGCGGACGACCTCCTGACACAGTCACTGAAGCAGTCGCTGGCACTGATCGATGTACGCGTACTCGACCATGTCATCGTCGGCAGCGGCGCGACCTGCTCGTTTGCCGAGCGCGGAATTCTTTGA
- the rpmB gene encoding 50S ribosomal protein L28, with product MSRVCQVTGKSPMVGNNVSHANNKTKRRFLPNLQQRRFWLESEGRFVSLRVSTKGLRTIDKKGIETVLAEIRARGEKI from the coding sequence ATGTCCCGCGTTTGCCAAGTTACCGGGAAGTCGCCGATGGTGGGTAACAACGTTTCCCACGCTAACAACAAGACCAAGCGCCGCTTCCTGCCCAATCTCCAGCAACGCCGTTTCTGGCTGGAGTCCGAAGGCCGTTTTGTCAGCCTGCGCGTCAGCACTAAGGGTCTGCGCACGATCGACAAGAAGGGCATCGAAACCGTGCTCGCCGAAATTCGCGCACGCGGCGAAAAGATCTGA
- the purM gene encoding phosphoribosylformylglycinamidine cyclo-ligase: MTSSKDSRAPLSYAAAGVDIDAGDALVERIKPLAKRTMRPEVIGGIGGFGALFEVSKNYREPVLVSGTDGVGTKLKLAFQLDGHDTVGQDLVAMSVNDILVQGAEPVFFLDYFACGKLDVDTAARVVGGIARGCELAGCALIGGETAEMPGMYPAGEYDLAGFAVGIAEKSQLISGETIAEGDVVLGLASSGAHSNGYSLLRKILERDAPDLNADFHGRTLRETVLEPTRIYVKPLLALMKEAPGLVKGMAHITGGGLLDNVPRVLPAGLSAHIDASSWTLPPLFAWLREAGNVAAQEMYRVFNCGIGMVVIVSAADADRATQSLTAAGETVYRIGRIERCGEGEAQTVVR; the protein is encoded by the coding sequence ATGACTTCATCCAAGGATTCCCGCGCTCCCCTCAGTTACGCCGCTGCCGGTGTGGATATCGATGCCGGCGACGCACTGGTCGAGCGCATCAAGCCGCTGGCCAAGCGCACGATGCGCCCGGAGGTGATCGGCGGCATCGGCGGTTTCGGTGCGCTGTTCGAGGTGTCGAAGAACTACCGCGAACCGGTGCTGGTGTCCGGCACCGATGGTGTGGGCACCAAGCTGAAGCTCGCCTTCCAGCTCGACGGTCACGACACGGTGGGCCAGGATCTGGTGGCGATGAGCGTCAATGACATTCTGGTACAGGGCGCTGAACCGGTGTTCTTCCTCGACTACTTTGCCTGCGGCAAGCTCGACGTCGATACCGCGGCACGGGTGGTCGGCGGCATTGCCCGTGGCTGCGAACTGGCGGGCTGTGCGCTGATCGGCGGTGAAACCGCCGAGATGCCCGGCATGTACCCGGCCGGTGAGTACGACCTCGCCGGCTTTGCGGTCGGCATTGCCGAGAAGAGCCAGCTCATCAGTGGCGAAACCATCGCCGAAGGTGACGTCGTGCTCGGCCTGGCCTCCAGTGGCGCGCATTCGAACGGCTACTCGCTGCTGCGCAAAATCCTCGAACGCGACGCACCGGACCTGAATGCCGATTTCCATGGCCGCACGCTGCGCGAAACCGTGCTCGAACCGACCCGCATCTACGTGAAGCCGCTGCTGGCGCTGATGAAGGAAGCACCCGGGCTGGTGAAGGGCATGGCCCACATCACCGGCGGCGGTCTGCTCGACAACGTGCCGCGCGTGCTGCCGGCCGGCCTGTCGGCGCACATCGACGCGTCCTCGTGGACACTGCCGCCGCTGTTCGCCTGGCTGCGCGAGGCTGGAAACGTGGCCGCTCAGGAAATGTACCGCGTGTTCAATTGCGGTATCGGCATGGTGGTGATCGTGTCGGCGGCCGATGCCGACCGCGCGACGCAGTCGCTGACCGCGGCTGGCGAGACCGTCTATCGCATCGGCCGCATCGAGCGCTGCGGCGAGGGCGAGGCGCAGACGGTCGTCCGCTGA
- the aceB gene encoding malate synthase A, which translates to MTIAESADKLNRAMDLPAGVSIAAPVSAEYQTILTFEALSLLAQLHRQFEPRRRELLAARVTRAAEIDAGKPVDFLADTLHVREGDWKIAPLPKALECRRIEITGPTERKMIINALNAGADSYMSDFEDSNSPTWDNQVQGQINLRDAVRGTISVEYKGKTYKLNDKVAVLQVRPRGWHLDEKHVTIDGQRVSGGLFDFWLYFYHNAKELLARGAGPYFYLPKLQSHREARLWNDVFVAAQEMLGLPRGTIKATVLVETLHAAFEMEEILYELRDHSAGLNAGRWDYIFSCIKVFRNDRDFCLADRSKITMTVPFMRAYALSLIKTCHKRGAPAIGGMSALIPNKNDPDANEKAMAGIRSDKRRDANDGYDGGWVAHPGLVQAAMEEFVSVLGDKPNQIEKQLDVNYGAADLLDFRPEGPISETGLRTNINVGIQYLGAWMDGNGCVPIHGLMEDAATAEISRAQVWSWIRSPKGILDDGRKVTADMVRSLITQELDKIRALLGDAYTETYASAAKLFGDMCVATELEDFLTLPAYERME; encoded by the coding sequence ATGACTATCGCTGAATCTGCAGACAAGCTGAACCGGGCCATGGATCTGCCCGCCGGTGTGAGCATCGCCGCTCCGGTCAGCGCCGAATACCAGACCATCCTGACCTTCGAAGCGCTGTCGCTGCTCGCCCAGCTGCACCGCCAGTTCGAACCGCGTCGCCGCGAACTGCTCGCCGCGCGCGTGACCCGCGCCGCCGAGATCGACGCTGGCAAGCCGGTCGATTTCCTGGCCGACACGTTGCACGTGCGCGAAGGCGACTGGAAGATCGCGCCGCTGCCGAAAGCACTGGAGTGCCGCCGCATCGAAATCACCGGCCCGACCGAGCGCAAGATGATCATCAATGCGCTGAACGCCGGTGCCGACAGCTATATGAGCGATTTCGAGGACTCGAATTCGCCGACCTGGGACAACCAGGTACAAGGCCAGATCAACCTGCGTGACGCCGTGCGCGGCACGATCAGCGTCGAATACAAGGGCAAGACCTACAAGCTGAACGACAAGGTCGCCGTGCTGCAGGTGCGCCCGCGTGGCTGGCACCTCGACGAGAAGCACGTGACCATTGACGGTCAGCGCGTGTCGGGCGGCCTGTTCGACTTCTGGCTGTACTTCTATCACAACGCCAAGGAACTGCTCGCCCGCGGTGCCGGCCCCTACTTCTATCTGCCCAAGCTGCAGAGCCACCGCGAAGCCCGCCTGTGGAACGACGTGTTCGTCGCCGCCCAGGAAATGCTGGGCCTCCCGCGCGGCACGATCAAGGCCACCGTGCTGGTGGAAACGCTGCACGCCGCGTTCGAGATGGAAGAAATCCTGTACGAACTGCGCGATCACAGCGCCGGCCTGAACGCAGGCCGCTGGGACTACATCTTCTCGTGCATCAAGGTGTTCCGTAACGATCGCGATTTCTGCCTGGCCGATCGCAGCAAGATCACGATGACCGTGCCCTTCATGCGCGCCTACGCGCTGTCGCTGATCAAGACCTGCCACAAGCGCGGCGCCCCGGCGATCGGCGGCATGAGCGCGCTGATTCCGAACAAGAACGATCCGGACGCCAACGAAAAGGCGATGGCCGGCATCCGTTCGGACAAGCGCCGCGACGCCAATGACGGTTACGACGGCGGCTGGGTGGCTCACCCGGGTCTGGTGCAGGCAGCGATGGAAGAGTTCGTGTCGGTGCTCGGCGACAAGCCGAACCAGATCGAGAAGCAGCTCGACGTGAACTACGGCGCCGCCGATCTGCTCGACTTCCGTCCGGAAGGCCCGATCAGCGAAACCGGTCTGCGCACCAACATCAATGTCGGCATCCAGTATCTGGGTGCATGGATGGACGGCAACGGTTGCGTGCCCATCCACGGCCTGATGGAAGATGCGGCGACCGCCGAAATCAGCCGCGCCCAGGTGTGGTCGTGGATCCGCAGTCCGAAGGGCATCCTCGACGACGGCCGCAAGGTGACCGCCGACATGGTGCGCAGCCTGATCACGCAGGAACTGGACAAGATCCGCGCCCTGCTCGGCGACGCCTACACCGAAACCTACGCCAGTGCCGCCAAGCTGTTCGGCGATATGTGCGTGGCGACCGAACTGGAAGACTTTCTGACGCTGCCGGCTTACGAACGCATGGAGTAA
- the hda gene encoding DnaA regulatory inactivator Hda, which yields MMRQLLLDIRPIAAPSLSNFVAGANRDLLAHLRGMTGDEPGASVYLWGDSGSGRTHLLRALAAESKARGLYLEVDQINFTLPDTLIGALEATHAKLWLFDDIHLLEPEAQGALFRAINLAQARGITVVAAGNSAPRMLPLREDLRTRIGQMLPFCIQPLHDDERIELLQAHAAARGMKVEQEVFDYLLRHGRRDIRSLLGILDLLDEHSLTRQRPVTLPLLREVMQTRLI from the coding sequence ATGATGCGTCAGCTGCTGCTCGACATCCGTCCGATCGCCGCTCCCAGCCTCAGCAATTTCGTGGCCGGCGCCAATCGCGACCTGCTTGCCCATCTGCGCGGCATGACCGGCGACGAGCCGGGTGCATCGGTCTATCTGTGGGGCGACAGCGGCAGCGGTCGCACCCACCTGCTGCGCGCGCTGGCCGCCGAATCGAAGGCGCGCGGGCTTTACCTCGAAGTCGACCAGATCAACTTCACGCTGCCGGATACGCTGATCGGCGCCCTCGAAGCGACGCACGCGAAACTCTGGCTGTTCGACGACATCCATCTGCTGGAGCCAGAGGCGCAGGGCGCGCTGTTCCGCGCGATCAATCTGGCCCAGGCGCGCGGCATCACTGTGGTCGCCGCCGGCAACAGCGCGCCGCGCATGCTGCCGCTGCGCGAGGATCTGCGCACCCGCATCGGCCAGATGCTGCCCTTCTGCATCCAGCCGCTGCACGACGACGAGCGCATCGAACTGCTGCAGGCACACGCGGCCGCGCGCGGCATGAAGGTCGAACAGGAGGTGTTCGATTACCTGCTGCGCCACGGCCGGCGCGACATCCGCTCGCTGCTCGGCATACTCGACCTGCTCGACGAACATTCGCTGACCCGCCAGCGCCCGGTGACACTGCCGCTGCTGCGCGAGGTCATGCAGACCAGACTGATCTGA
- a CDS encoding HAD family hydrolase — translation MELVLFDLDNTLLAGDSDFEWAQFLISKGVLDRELYEARNATFYAQYKAGTLDIHEFLDFQLAPLSRHKRAELDAWHAEFMVQQIRPRLTDGARGLVNGHLESGALCAIVTATNSFITGPIARELDVPHLVATIPAQQDGEFTGKPRGTPAFREGKIERVERWLEELGLYFGSFRRTTFYSDSLNDLPLLTRVTNPVAVDPDPTLDAHARAHGWQIMHLHTGTAVPDEV, via the coding sequence ATGGAACTGGTACTTTTCGACCTCGACAACACCCTGCTCGCCGGTGACTCGGACTTCGAGTGGGCGCAATTCCTGATCTCCAAGGGCGTGCTCGACCGCGAGCTGTACGAGGCGCGCAACGCGACCTTCTACGCGCAGTACAAGGCCGGCACGCTGGACATCCACGAATTCCTCGACTTCCAGCTGGCGCCGCTGTCGCGCCACAAGCGTGCCGAGCTGGACGCCTGGCATGCCGAGTTCATGGTGCAGCAGATCCGCCCGCGCCTCACCGACGGTGCGCGCGGCCTGGTGAACGGTCACCTGGAAAGCGGTGCCCTGTGCGCCATCGTCACCGCCACCAACAGCTTCATCACGGGTCCGATCGCGCGCGAGCTTGACGTGCCGCATCTGGTCGCCACCATCCCCGCGCAGCAGGACGGCGAATTCACCGGCAAGCCGCGCGGCACGCCGGCCTTCCGCGAAGGAAAGATCGAACGCGTCGAACGCTGGCTGGAAGAACTGGGGCTGTATTTCGGCAGCTTCCGCCGCACCACCTTCTACAGCGACTCGCTGAACGATCTGCCGCTGCTCACCCGGGTGACCAATCCGGTGGCGGTCGATCCGGACCCGACGCTGGACGCGCACGCGCGTGCACACGGCTGGCAGATCATGCATCTGCACACCGGCACCGCCGTGCCGGACGAGGTCTGA
- the aceA gene encoding isocitrate lyase, whose amino-acid sequence MSTKEQEIAKIQKDWDENPRWKGIKRGYTAEDVYRLRGSFPVEYTLARRGAEKLWDLVNNEPFINCLGALTGGQAMQQVKAGVKAIYLSGWQVAADNNSYEAMYPDQSLYPVDSVPTVVSRINNSFKRADEIQHAKGVYAGDKGYIDYFAPIVADAEAGFGGVLNAHELMKAMIRAGAAGVHFEDQLASVKKCGHMGGKVLVPTQEAVQKLIAARLAADVYGVPTLILARTDAEAADLLTSDCDPIDKPFVTGERTAEGFYKTKKGLEQAISRGLAYAPYADLIWCETGTPDLAFAKAFADAIHAKFPGKMLAYNCSPSFNWKKNLDDATIAKFQRELGAMGYKYQFITLAGIHNMWYHMFDLAQDYVARGMSAYVEKVQEPEFAARDRGYTFVSHQQEVGTGYFDDVTTTIQGGTSSVTALTGSTEEEQFH is encoded by the coding sequence ATGAGCACGAAAGAACAGGAAATCGCCAAGATTCAGAAGGATTGGGACGAGAACCCCCGCTGGAAGGGCATCAAGCGCGGCTACACCGCCGAGGATGTCTATCGCCTGCGCGGCTCCTTCCCGGTCGAGTACACGCTGGCCCGCCGCGGTGCGGAAAAGCTGTGGGATCTGGTCAACAACGAGCCGTTCATCAACTGCCTGGGCGCGCTGACCGGTGGTCAGGCCATGCAGCAGGTGAAGGCCGGCGTCAAGGCGATCTACCTGTCGGGCTGGCAAGTCGCTGCCGACAACAACTCGTACGAAGCGATGTACCCGGACCAGTCGCTGTACCCGGTTGACTCGGTTCCGACCGTCGTGAGCCGCATCAACAACAGCTTCAAGCGCGCTGACGAAATCCAGCACGCCAAGGGCGTCTACGCTGGCGACAAGGGTTACATCGACTACTTCGCCCCGATCGTGGCCGACGCAGAAGCCGGTTTCGGCGGCGTGCTGAACGCCCACGAACTGATGAAGGCAATGATCCGCGCTGGCGCCGCCGGCGTGCACTTCGAGGACCAGCTGGCCTCCGTGAAGAAGTGCGGTCACATGGGTGGCAAGGTGCTCGTGCCGACCCAGGAAGCCGTGCAGAAGCTGATCGCCGCCCGTCTGGCCGCTGACGTCTACGGCGTCCCGACCCTGATCCTGGCCCGTACCGACGCAGAAGCCGCCGACCTGCTGACCAGCGATTGCGATCCGATCGACAAGCCCTTCGTCACCGGCGAGCGCACCGCCGAAGGCTTCTACAAGACCAAGAAGGGTCTGGAACAAGCCATCTCGCGCGGTCTGGCCTACGCCCCGTACGCCGACCTGATCTGGTGCGAAACCGGCACGCCTGACCTGGCTTTCGCCAAGGCCTTCGCTGACGCGATCCACGCCAAGTTCCCGGGCAAGATGCTGGCCTACAACTGCTCGCCGTCGTTCAACTGGAAGAAGAACCTCGACGACGCGACCATCGCCAAGTTCCAGCGCGAGCTGGGCGCGATGGGTTACAAGTACCAGTTCATCACCCTCGCCGGCATCCACAACATGTGGTACCACATGTTCGATCTGGCTCAGGACTACGTGGCCCGCGGCATGTCCGCCTACGTGGAAAAGGTTCAGGAGCCGGAATTCGCGGCCCGCGACCGCGGCTACACCTTCGTGTCGCACCAGCAGGAAGTCGGCACCGGCTACTTCGACGACGTGACCACCACCATCCAGGGTGGCACTTCGTCGGTGACCGCGCTGACCGGTTCGACCGAAGAAGAGCAGTTCCACTGA
- a CDS encoding c-type cytochrome has protein sequence MIRKHLATVVLAALASTAMAQEAPYKVAEGNKVDAKTLLGWKTWRSAACERCHGANQEGMVGPSLIEGLKKYTKEEFVGIVVDGTHADRGMPPHPFLKGEKIDGLYAYLKGRSDGKIAPGKVTPME, from the coding sequence GTGATTCGCAAACATCTGGCAACCGTCGTGCTGGCCGCGCTGGCTTCGACCGCGATGGCGCAGGAAGCACCGTACAAGGTTGCCGAGGGCAACAAGGTGGACGCCAAGACCCTGCTGGGTTGGAAGACGTGGCGTTCGGCCGCCTGTGAGCGTTGCCATGGCGCGAACCAGGAAGGCATGGTTGGTCCTTCGCTGATCGAAGGTCTGAAGAAGTACACGAAGGAAGAGTTCGTCGGCATCGTCGTCGATGGCACTCACGCAGACCGCGGCATGCCCCCGCACCCCTTCCTGAAGGGTGAGAAGATCGATGGTCTGTACGCCTACCTGAAGGGTCGCTCGGACGGCAAGATCGCCCCGGGCAAGGTCACCCCGATGGAGTAA
- a CDS encoding AI-2E family transporter: MTPPGINRKQTLLWAGVGAAIVGLLWLLGPTLSPFMLGLVLAYIFEPLVERLCRRRVPRTLAVVLVILFVISLVVGLILILVPVIQQEVRTLIARLPAYLTAAHEQLVPWLQQHFGITLQLDVDSLKRFITKNWSSAQDYLMVALEYVSSQGAVIVGVVANVLLTPVVMFYLMRDWRELRHRVAKLVPRPWLNRTLSLVDEIDAVLAEFLRGQLSVMAALALFYSVGLWIAGVDYALPLGLLSGLLGFIPYVGFSTGLLLSLLVATLQFQGWPPVIGVAIVYSLGQLLESFLLTPWLVGERIGLHPLAVIFALMAFGQLFGFVGVLIALPASAALLVGLREVRRHYLASHFYQGDAPKIIE; this comes from the coding sequence ATGACCCCTCCCGGCATCAACCGCAAACAAACCCTGCTCTGGGCAGGCGTTGGCGCGGCCATCGTCGGCCTGTTGTGGCTGCTCGGACCGACGCTGTCGCCCTTCATGCTGGGCCTGGTGCTGGCCTACATCTTCGAGCCGCTGGTCGAACGACTGTGCAGGCGGCGCGTGCCGCGTACGCTTGCCGTGGTGCTGGTCATCCTGTTCGTGATCAGTCTGGTGGTCGGACTCATCCTCATCCTGGTGCCGGTGATCCAGCAGGAGGTGCGCACGCTGATCGCGCGCCTGCCCGCCTATCTGACGGCGGCGCACGAACAGCTGGTGCCCTGGCTGCAGCAGCATTTCGGCATCACGCTGCAACTCGACGTGGATAGCCTGAAGCGCTTCATCACGAAGAACTGGAGCAGCGCGCAGGACTATCTGATGGTGGCGCTGGAATACGTCAGCAGCCAGGGCGCGGTCATCGTCGGCGTCGTGGCCAACGTGCTGCTGACGCCGGTCGTCATGTTCTACCTGATGCGTGACTGGCGCGAACTGCGCCATCGCGTTGCCAAGCTGGTGCCGCGCCCGTGGCTGAACCGCACGCTGTCGCTGGTCGACGAGATCGACGCGGTGCTGGCCGAATTCCTGCGCGGACAGCTGTCGGTGATGGCGGCGCTGGCGCTGTTCTACAGCGTCGGGCTGTGGATCGCCGGCGTCGATTACGCATTGCCGCTGGGCCTGCTGTCCGGCCTGCTCGGCTTCATCCCCTATGTCGGCTTCTCGACCGGCCTGCTGCTGTCGCTGCTGGTGGCCACCCTGCAGTTCCAGGGCTGGCCGCCGGTGATCGGCGTGGCCATCGTCTACAGCCTGGGCCAGTTGCTGGAGAGCTTCCTGCTCACGCCCTGGCTGGTGGGTGAACGCATCGGCCTGCACCCGCTGGCGGTCATTTTCGCGCTGATGGCTTTCGGCCAGCTGTTCGGCTTCGTCGGCGTGCTGATCGCGCTGCCCGCATCTGCTGCCTTGCTGGTCGGCCTGCGTGAAGTCAGGCGGCACTATCTGGCCAGCCATTTCTACCAGGGCGACGCGCCCAAGATCATCGAATGA
- the coaBC gene encoding bifunctional phosphopantothenoylcysteine decarboxylase/phosphopantothenate--cysteine ligase CoaBC, with translation MNSKAELSGRTIVLAVTGGVAAYKSAELARLLIKQGARVRVVMTEAASHFIGAATFQAITGEPVWSDLWDARMPNGMAHIDLTRDAQLLLIAPATADCIAKLVQGRADDLLSTLCLARDAACALMVAPAMNRQMWEHPATVRNMNTLRGDGAIVVGPAAGEQACGEVGLGRMVEPAELLEAVLAHFTPKTMAGRRVLITAGPTAEAIDPVRVVTNLSSGRMGYALACAAARAGAEVTLISGPTGLAKPFGVERVDVSSAQSMHDAVLSRYAACDVFISVAAVADYRPAAPSDRKIKKSTDTLSIDMVRNPDILADIAARADAPFCVGFAAESHDLDTYAQGKRVAKKLPLVVGNLVADGLGGEDNAVVLYDADGRHPLARASKPDIARAILEHISRLLKD, from the coding sequence ATGAATTCCAAGGCGGAGCTGTCCGGGCGCACCATCGTGCTGGCCGTCACCGGTGGCGTGGCGGCCTACAAGTCGGCGGAACTGGCGCGCTTGCTGATCAAGCAGGGCGCGCGCGTACGCGTCGTGATGACCGAGGCGGCGAGTCACTTCATCGGCGCGGCTACCTTTCAGGCCATCACCGGTGAGCCGGTGTGGTCTGACCTGTGGGATGCGCGCATGCCGAACGGCATGGCGCACATCGATCTCACGCGCGACGCGCAGTTGCTGCTGATCGCGCCCGCCACCGCCGATTGCATCGCGAAGCTCGTGCAAGGTCGTGCCGACGATCTGCTGAGCACGCTCTGTCTGGCGCGTGACGCAGCGTGCGCGCTGATGGTGGCGCCGGCGATGAACCGGCAGATGTGGGAACACCCGGCGACAGTCCGCAATATGAATACGCTGCGCGGCGATGGCGCCATTGTCGTCGGGCCGGCGGCGGGCGAGCAGGCCTGCGGCGAGGTCGGCCTCGGCCGCATGGTGGAGCCGGCCGAACTGCTGGAGGCAGTGCTTGCGCATTTCACGCCGAAGACGATGGCTGGCCGGCGCGTGCTGATCACGGCCGGACCGACCGCCGAAGCCATCGATCCGGTGCGCGTCGTCACCAATCTGAGCTCGGGGCGCATGGGCTACGCGCTGGCGTGCGCGGCGGCAAGGGCAGGCGCCGAAGTGACGCTGATAAGCGGACCGACCGGGCTGGCAAAGCCCTTCGGTGTCGAGCGCGTCGATGTGAGCAGCGCGCAGTCGATGCACGATGCGGTGCTGTCACGCTACGCCGCCTGCGATGTATTCATTTCGGTCGCTGCGGTCGCAGACTACCGGCCAGCGGCGCCCAGCGACCGCAAGATAAAGAAGAGCACCGACACGCTGTCGATCGACATGGTGCGCAATCCGGATATCCTCGCCGACATTGCGGCGCGCGCCGATGCGCCGTTCTGCGTCGGCTTCGCGGCCGAGAGCCATGACCTCGACACCTATGCACAAGGCAAGCGGGTGGCCAAGAAGCTGCCGCTGGTCGTCGGCAATCTGGTGGCCGACGGCCTGGGTGGTGAGGACAATGCGGTCGTGCTGTACGACGCTGACGGACGCCATCCGCTTGCGCGAGCGTCCAAGCCGGACATCGCGCGCGCCATCCTCGAACACATTTCCCGATTGCTGAAAGACTGA
- the dut gene encoding dUTP diphosphatase, which translates to MSTLDYKILDERLRELPPSYATPGSAGLDLRACIDTTTVLRPGETLLVPSGIAIHLEDPGLAAMVLPRSGLGHKHGIVLGNLVGLIDSDYQGQIFVSLWNRGASEFVLQPLERIAQLVVVPVVQVALREVFDFAASQRGDGGFGSTGGR; encoded by the coding sequence ATGTCCACTCTCGACTACAAGATTCTCGACGAGCGGTTGCGCGAATTGCCGCCGTCCTATGCAACGCCCGGTTCAGCCGGTCTGGACCTGCGCGCCTGCATAGACACGACGACCGTGTTGCGTCCGGGCGAGACGCTGCTGGTGCCCAGCGGCATCGCAATCCACCTCGAAGATCCCGGACTGGCTGCGATGGTGCTGCCGCGCTCCGGTCTCGGCCACAAGCACGGCATCGTGCTCGGCAATCTGGTCGGGCTGATCGACTCCGACTACCAGGGGCAAATTTTTGTATCGCTGTGGAACCGTGGCGCGAGCGAATTTGTCCTCCAACCATTGGAGCGGATCGCTCAACTCGTCGTCGTGCCCGTTGTACAGGTGGCTTTGCGCGAAGTGTTTGATTTTGCTGCATCGCAACGAGGCGACGGCGGTTTCGGATCGACGGGCGGACGCTGA